Proteins encoded in a region of the Streptomyces sp. NBC_00310 genome:
- a CDS encoding GNAT family N-acetyltransferase, with translation MSDFWTGERVRLRGIEPEDWQAFMRIDGHSGHQRSVDALFPPRSAEGYRRWAAEQAVAQPDGDVFRLAIEALDSGELVGAVSTHDTEPRDGRFAYGIGVGGDHQRRGYASEAVVLLLRFMFGERRHHKCETGVYAYNEASLALHRRLGFVEEGRRRDHKFFAGRHHDLVLFGMTAPEFAARHPFGAL, from the coding sequence ATGAGCGACTTCTGGACAGGTGAGCGGGTACGGCTGCGCGGGATCGAGCCCGAGGACTGGCAGGCGTTCATGCGGATCGACGGGCACTCGGGACACCAACGGTCGGTGGACGCGCTCTTTCCGCCGCGTTCCGCGGAGGGCTACCGCCGCTGGGCGGCGGAACAGGCCGTCGCCCAGCCGGACGGGGACGTCTTCCGGCTGGCGATCGAGGCGTTGGACAGTGGTGAGCTGGTCGGGGCCGTCTCGACGCACGACACCGAGCCGCGCGACGGCAGGTTCGCGTACGGCATCGGGGTCGGCGGCGACCATCAGCGACGCGGGTACGCGTCCGAGGCGGTGGTGCTGCTGTTGCGCTTCATGTTCGGCGAGCGGCGCCATCACAAGTGCGAGACGGGCGTGTACGCCTACAACGAGGCGTCGCTCGCGCTGCACCGGAGGCTCGGCTTCGTCGAGGAGGGCAGGCGGCGCGACCACAAGTTCTTCGCCGGACGCCATCACGACCTGGTGCTCTTCGGGATGACCGCACCGGAGTTCGCGGCGCGACACCCGTTCGGCGCACTCTGA
- a CDS encoding vWA domain-containing protein gives MGAQSLDLDKLFTARLQAARARPYLATALFALHTVESRHVPTMAVDRHWRCYVSPAFVDRTPVEELAGVWVHEVSHLLRDHHGRSDRVARERELTGPGERLRMNIAADCEINDDVFGDGLVKPEGVVDPAFLRLPEGQLMEDYLRQFQLGPRTLELAWLDCGSGADGLEREWELGPDGAHGLSDQERDAVRFRVAQGITGRPGSAPEGWRRWAEEAFHPPQPWRALLGAAVRSAASAPGAGEDYSYGRPSRRSAGVPGTVLPSLRRRPPHVSVIIDTSGSVSDAELGSALLEVAAISRAVGGRRDLVTVVPCDAAARIAHPLCRAEGIPLLGGGGTNLRAGFAKALRSHPRPDVIVALTDGQTPWPSTRPPCRTVVGLFPRHHRHTSWDEDDPDYVPDSPPDWARVVEIG, from the coding sequence ATCGGCGCCCAGAGCCTCGACCTCGACAAGCTCTTCACCGCCCGGTTGCAGGCGGCGCGGGCCCGGCCCTACCTGGCGACGGCGTTGTTCGCGCTGCACACCGTCGAGTCGCGGCACGTGCCCACGATGGCCGTGGACCGGCACTGGCGGTGTTACGTCTCCCCGGCCTTCGTGGACCGTACGCCGGTGGAGGAGCTGGCCGGCGTATGGGTGCACGAGGTGTCGCACCTGCTGCGCGACCATCACGGGCGCAGCGACCGGGTCGCCAGGGAGCGTGAGCTGACCGGCCCCGGGGAGCGGCTGCGGATGAACATCGCCGCCGACTGCGAGATCAACGACGACGTGTTCGGCGACGGGTTGGTCAAGCCCGAGGGGGTCGTCGATCCGGCGTTCCTGAGGCTGCCGGAGGGACAGCTGATGGAGGACTATCTGCGCCAGTTCCAACTCGGGCCGCGCACGCTGGAGTTGGCGTGGCTGGACTGTGGCAGCGGCGCCGACGGCCTGGAGCGGGAATGGGAGCTGGGGCCGGACGGGGCGCACGGCCTGAGCGACCAGGAACGGGACGCGGTCCGGTTCCGGGTGGCGCAGGGCATCACCGGCCGTCCGGGGTCCGCGCCCGAGGGCTGGCGGCGCTGGGCGGAGGAGGCCTTCCATCCGCCGCAGCCGTGGCGGGCGTTGCTGGGCGCCGCGGTCCGGTCGGCGGCCTCCGCGCCCGGCGCGGGCGAGGACTACAGCTACGGCCGGCCGTCACGGCGTTCGGCCGGTGTGCCGGGAACCGTGCTGCCGAGTCTGCGGCGCCGCCCGCCCCATGTCTCCGTGATCATCGACACCTCCGGGTCGGTCAGTGACGCGGAACTGGGCAGCGCCCTCCTGGAGGTCGCCGCGATCTCCCGTGCCGTCGGCGGCCGACGTGATCTCGTCACCGTCGTACCGTGCGACGCGGCGGCCCGGATCGCCCACCCGCTGTGCCGGGCCGAGGGCATCCCCCTGCTGGGCGGCGGCGGTACGAACCTCCGCGCCGGCTTCGCCAAGGCGCTCCGCAGCCACCCCAGGCCCGACGTCATCGTGGCCCTCACCGACGGACAGACCCCCTGGCCCAGCACCCGGCCACCGTGCCGGACGGTGGTCGGCCTGTTCCCCCGGCATCACCGGCACACCTCGTGGGACGAGGACGACCCCGACTACGTACCGGACTCACCGCCCGACTGGGCCCGTGTGGTCGAGATCGGGTAG
- a CDS encoding AAA family ATPase codes for MPTRTPSVLPTVFSDTAASDHTSQLDVAGDLLSLLRTTTTEPRPDTQLEALTLAVAADLPVLLWGEPGIGKTAALTQLAATLDLPLTTVIASVHEPSDFSGLPIVGDDPAEQGVPMAPPDWAVRLVRAGRGLLFLDELSTAPPAVQAALLRLVLERRIGALQLPPGVRIVAAANPRSSAADGWELSPPLANRFVHLQWTHDHEVVVRGLGGTWPRATLPRLAPERLSEAVVFARRAVCALLAARPKLVHQLPSSETRRGGPWPSPRSWEMTLHLIAFATASGVSRDVLSLLVRGTVGDGPGLELLASLDRLDLPDPEVLLADPAAAELPQRGDLRQAVLDGVVAAVRARPERARWDAAWALLVRALETGAPDLVVVPATTLASLRRDDWDVPAAIENLAGVVTLSRRADQAAARARTATKGRR; via the coding sequence ATGCCCACACGCACCCCCTCCGTCCTGCCCACCGTCTTCTCCGATACCGCCGCCTCCGACCACACCTCCCAACTCGACGTAGCCGGTGACCTGTTGAGCCTGCTGCGCACCACGACCACCGAACCGCGTCCCGACACACAGTTGGAGGCGCTGACCCTGGCCGTCGCCGCGGACCTGCCCGTACTGCTGTGGGGTGAGCCGGGGATCGGCAAGACCGCGGCGCTGACACAGCTCGCGGCCACCCTGGATCTTCCGCTGACCACCGTGATCGCCAGCGTGCACGAGCCGTCCGACTTCTCCGGGCTGCCGATCGTGGGAGACGACCCGGCCGAGCAGGGTGTGCCGATGGCTCCGCCGGACTGGGCGGTGCGACTGGTGCGGGCGGGCCGGGGACTGCTGTTCCTGGACGAACTGTCCACGGCGCCGCCCGCCGTTCAGGCCGCGCTGCTGCGGCTGGTGCTGGAGCGGCGGATCGGCGCGCTCCAACTGCCGCCCGGCGTAAGGATCGTGGCCGCCGCCAACCCCCGGTCCTCGGCGGCCGACGGCTGGGAGCTGAGCCCACCGCTGGCCAACCGGTTCGTGCACCTGCAGTGGACGCACGACCACGAGGTCGTCGTACGAGGTCTCGGGGGGACCTGGCCGCGGGCCACCCTGCCGCGGCTCGCGCCGGAGCGGCTGTCGGAGGCGGTGGTCTTCGCCCGACGCGCGGTGTGTGCGCTGCTGGCCGCGCGCCCCAAGCTCGTGCATCAGCTGCCCAGCAGCGAGACCCGTCGGGGCGGGCCGTGGCCGTCGCCCCGCAGCTGGGAGATGACCCTGCATCTGATCGCCTTCGCGACCGCCTCCGGTGTCTCGCGCGATGTGCTCTCCCTGCTGGTCCGGGGCACCGTCGGCGACGGCCCGGGGCTGGAGCTGCTGGCCAGTCTGGACCGGCTGGACCTCCCGGATCCCGAGGTGCTGCTCGCCGATCCGGCGGCGGCGGAACTGCCACAGCGAGGGGATCTGCGGCAGGCGGTGCTCGACGGGGTGGTGGCGGCGGTCCGGGCGCGTCCGGAACGGGCCCGCTGGGACGCGGCCTGGGCGCTGCTCGTCCGGGCGCTGGAGACCGGGGCCCCGGACCTGGTGGTCGTCCCCGCGACCACCCTCGCCTCGCTGCGCCGAGACGACTGGGACGTTCCGGCGGCGATCGAGAACCTCGCCGGAGTGGTCACCCTGTCCCGGCGGGCGGACCAGGCGGCGGCCCGCGCCAGGACGGCGACGAAGGGCCGCCGATGA